The Leptospira saintgironsiae genome contains the following window.
ATCATAAAGATGCAAAACGCCTTTCGCTTTTGTTTTGCTATCTTTATCCATAATGATTATGGTTTCAACGCCTTTCAATTTGGCTTTGTTCTTAAGGAACTTCTCGTACATCTTATCGTTTTCTAAGAAAACTACAGAAGCTTCCGAGTGTGTTAAGATATACTCCATCTCAGAATCGGTTACGTCAGTTCCTCTTGGAACGTTTGCACAACCGGAGAGTAAAACTCCCGCATCAACGATGATCCATTCCAAACGGTTATCCGCTAACACACCGATATGTTCGCGGGCCTTCACACCTAAATCTATTAATGCCTCTGATAAACAGAGACCTAGATCTACTAATTGTTTAAAGCTGGTCGATTGATATTCTTTATTTTCATCCTTCGACCAAAACGCTGGTCTGTCCCCATAAGACTCGGAAGCCTTAAGGTACATGTCTGCTAAATTCTTGTACATTGGAGTTGTTCCTTTGAAGAAGGGATATATTACGCTTATCTCAATAAAGCGCGTTTACGTTAATGTGAGAAGACGACCCGTCAACTAAATTTTAGAAGAAGTCAAAGCGTAGGTGCAGTGCAAAATCGAAGGAGAGATATGTAAAAAGAGAAAACTCCGCTCGAAAGGACCTCGAACGGAGTGAGAAAGGAAAAATATTACTGTTGTTCTTCGCCAGCGCCTTCTTCTGCAGGAGCAGGAGTAGAGTCAGACTTGGTTCCTTCTTCTTTTCCTTTTTTGGAATCTTTCTTATGCTTCTTATGGTGTTTTTTCTTACCTTTTTTCTTCTTAGCTTTCTTTTCTTTTTTCTCAGCTTTAGAAGCACCAGCATCTTCAGTCTTTGCAGGAGCATCGCCGGTAGTCTCTTGTGCGCTAACTCCGGTGAAACCGAAAAGAGCGATTGCAGACACAAGAAGGGTAACAAGAATTTTTTTGAATAGGTCCATTATGATCTTCCTATAGAAACTTTGGTTTGTGTCGTAATTTTATTATTATGCGAGGCAAATCAAATCCATTTTACATAAAAATCAGATTTCATCCATAGGAGGGACCCATTTGTTCGGGATTGCTACAGCGAGTGACAGACGGTCCAAAAATTTATCTTTCGGGATTTCGTAAGCTCCCAAATTCAAAGTAACCGGATTCATCTGTTGGGTATCGAATAATGTGAAGCCATCCTTCTTCAATGCCTCAAACAGAAAGTAGAGCCCGATCTTCCCAAAATCAGGTAAAAAGGAGAACATAGACTCTCCAGCAAAAAATTTACCGATGGCGACTCCATACACTCCTCCACCTAACCGTCCATTTTCGTCCCAGACTTCTACACTATGAGCATAACCTTCCTTATGAAAGTTAGTAAAACCCTGTAGAAAGTTCTCTGTTATCCAAGTTTGTTCTTCTGTCCTGAATGCGCAGCAACGCATAACTTGTTCAAATGCACGATTGAATGTGACTGTGAATTTTTTTTGGCGAATTCTTCTATGAACTCTGGAACTAATATGTAGAACATTGAGGTCAAAGATAGCCCTCGGATCCAAAGAAAACCAAAGTAAAGGTTTATCCGCCCAAGGAAAAATCCCGCGAGTATAAGCATATATAAGTCGATCCGGTTTTAGATCTCCGCCGATACCCACAACCTCTTCTATAGAATGTCTAGGATCCGCGAAAAAATCGGAAAAGTCCCGGATAGGAGAATACTGATTTTGTCTAGGGTTTTCCATTTATTCCAAGAGAAGAGGATATGATTCTTCGACCGAGTATATCTGACCATTCGCTCCGCTGCGACTAGAAAAAAGGTGGAATTCAGACATAGGAACTATGTCAGTTTGGAATTGTGCAAATTCATTCAAATACATATCCAAACGTTTTTCAGGCGTTCTTTTGAATCTCCCAATCGTTATATGAGGCTTATAATCCCTTTTATCAATAGAGAATCCTTCTCTTCTGAGGGTAGATTCCAAAACCTTTTGAAGTCTTTTTAATTCTTCTGAAAGAGTAACTCCCGCATACAAAATCTCAGGAAATTTATTACCAAAGAAGCCTACACCTTTTATCTCTAATGAAAAACTTTTTTCAGAGACTTGGCTGCAGATCTCGGAAACCTTTTCTAGCTCTTCTGGTTTTAACTCTCCCAAGAAAACTAAAGTAGCATGAAAATTTTCAGGAGAAACCCAACGGATCTCTTCCAAACCAAAACAGATTTTTTCCAGATCCGATTTGATAGAATCTGGAAGAGCCAATCCTAAAAAACTTCTCATTCGAAATCTACTCCGGAGACTCTTCTGACGCCTCTGAGAGAATTTACTA
Protein-coding sequences here:
- the aat gene encoding leucyl/phenylalanyl-tRNA--protein transferase — encoded protein: MRDFSDFFADPRHSIEEVVGIGGDLKPDRLIYAYTRGIFPWADKPLLWFSLDPRAIFDLNVLHISSRVHRRIRQKKFTVTFNRAFEQVMRCCAFRTEEQTWITENFLQGFTNFHKEGYAHSVEVWDENGRLGGGVYGVAIGKFFAGESMFSFLPDFGKIGLYFLFEALKKDGFTLFDTQQMNPVTLNLGAYEIPKDKFLDRLSLAVAIPNKWVPPMDEI
- the thpR gene encoding RNA 2',3'-cyclic phosphodiesterase, with product MRSFLGLALPDSIKSDLEKICFGLEEIRWVSPENFHATLVFLGELKPEELEKVSEICSQVSEKSFSLEIKGVGFFGNKFPEILYAGVTLSEELKRLQKVLESTLRREGFSIDKRDYKPHITIGRFKRTPEKRLDMYLNEFAQFQTDIVPMSEFHLFSSRSGANGQIYSVEESYPLLLE